In Luteitalea sp. TBR-22, one genomic interval encodes:
- a CDS encoding DegT/DnrJ/EryC1/StrS aminotransferase family protein: MTPTPVPFLDLVTIHRELEDELVEAFRQSLRSAAFIGGAQVEGFEREFAEYCGSTHCVGVANGTDAVRFALMAAGVKPGEAVVTVAHTFIATCEAISQAGAATEFVDIDPRTYCMDPQALEAYLAGCRRDSATGRPLGQRTGQPITAVVPVHLYGQVADMDAILAIAAKYDLIVVEDACQAHGAEYHCADGTWKRAGTFGKAAAFSFYPGKNLGACGEAGAVTTEDPEVARTIRMLREHGQAQKYYHDLEGYNGRLDAVQAAFLRIKLRRLPGWTTQRREAACRYNDLLGGLPDVTTPYEGERSRAVYHLYVIRHPERDALADHLKAQGVFTGLHYPQPVHLQKCYVEWGYKEGSLPVTERAAREILSLPMFPGLKAEQQALVAAGIASWQQRAELSGVQ, from the coding sequence ATGACCCCAACTCCCGTCCCGTTCCTGGACCTCGTGACGATACATCGCGAGCTCGAAGACGAACTCGTCGAAGCCTTCCGGCAGTCGCTGCGGTCAGCCGCGTTCATCGGCGGCGCGCAGGTGGAGGGCTTCGAACGCGAGTTCGCCGAGTACTGCGGCAGCACGCACTGCGTCGGCGTGGCCAACGGCACCGATGCCGTCCGGTTCGCCCTGATGGCGGCGGGCGTGAAGCCTGGCGAGGCCGTGGTCACGGTGGCCCACACCTTCATCGCGACGTGCGAGGCGATCAGCCAGGCTGGCGCGGCCACCGAGTTCGTGGACATCGACCCGCGGACGTACTGCATGGACCCGCAGGCGCTCGAGGCGTACCTCGCCGGGTGCCGCAGGGACTCGGCCACGGGCCGACCGCTCGGACAGCGCACCGGGCAGCCGATCACCGCGGTGGTGCCGGTGCACCTGTACGGCCAGGTGGCCGACATGGACGCGATCCTCGCCATCGCCGCGAAGTACGACCTGATCGTGGTGGAGGATGCCTGCCAGGCGCACGGCGCCGAGTACCACTGTGCCGACGGCACCTGGAAGCGCGCGGGCACGTTCGGCAAGGCAGCGGCGTTCAGCTTCTACCCGGGCAAGAACCTCGGCGCGTGTGGCGAGGCCGGTGCGGTGACCACCGAGGATCCGGAGGTCGCCAGGACCATCCGCATGCTGCGCGAGCACGGGCAGGCGCAGAAGTACTACCACGACCTCGAGGGTTACAACGGCCGGCTCGACGCGGTGCAGGCGGCCTTCCTGCGCATCAAGTTGCGTCGGCTTCCCGGATGGACGACGCAGCGGCGCGAGGCGGCGTGCCGTTACAACGACCTGCTCGGTGGCCTGCCCGACGTGACGACGCCGTACGAGGGTGAGCGGAGCCGGGCGGTGTACCACCTGTACGTGATCCGGCACCCGGAGCGCGATGCCCTCGCCGATCACCTGAAGGCGCAGGGCGTGTTCACGGGCCTGCACTACCCGCAGCCGGTGCACCTGCAGAAGTGCTACGTGGAGTGGGGCTACAAGGAAGGCTCGCTTCCGGTGACCGAGCGCGCGGCAAGGGAGATCCTGTCGCTGCCGATGTTCCCGGGGCTCAAAGCCGAGCAGCAGGCGCTTGTGGCTGCGGGCATTGCTTCCTGGCAGCAGCGCGCCGAACTGAGCGGCGTGCAGTAA
- a CDS encoding GNAT family N-acetyltransferase, translated as MNAPVHTMDPLADRRWDAFVARHPRASVFHGRHWLEALQRTYGYRPFVLTTTDAGPLANGLVACEVRTTLARRLVSLPFSDHADVLADDPAHESALCEALAARTRDGHWRSVEVRGQAHQSALAAGATYAWHVLDLQRTPDEIFGAFHPSSTRRAIRRAEREGLVVEVGRSEALLGEFFALLRQARRRHGVPPQPLAWFRNLSASFGDRLSVYVARKAHDPVAAILTLRAGTTLVYKYGGSDARHHALGGMPLLFWTAIRQARADGAARLDLGRSDLDQPGLIAFKDHLGAEQRRLTYLQWPAAATRRQPPGALGRAARRLLAHLPDPLFDLTGRLAYRHLG; from the coding sequence GTGAACGCACCCGTGCACACGATGGATCCGCTCGCCGACCGGCGGTGGGACGCGTTCGTGGCCAGGCATCCGCGCGCCTCGGTCTTCCACGGGCGTCACTGGCTCGAGGCGCTGCAACGTACGTACGGTTACCGGCCATTCGTGCTCACCACGACCGACGCCGGGCCGCTGGCCAATGGCCTCGTGGCGTGCGAGGTGCGCACCACTCTCGCGCGCCGCCTCGTGTCGCTGCCGTTCTCCGACCACGCGGACGTGCTGGCCGACGATCCGGCGCACGAGTCCGCGCTCTGCGAGGCGCTCGCAGCCCGCACGCGCGATGGCCACTGGCGCTCGGTGGAGGTGCGCGGCCAGGCGCACCAGTCGGCGCTCGCCGCCGGCGCCACGTATGCGTGGCACGTGCTCGATCTGCAGCGCACGCCCGACGAGATCTTCGGCGCGTTCCACCCGTCGAGCACGCGTCGCGCCATCCGCCGTGCCGAGCGTGAAGGCCTCGTCGTCGAGGTCGGCCGGTCGGAGGCGCTCCTCGGCGAGTTCTTCGCCCTCTTGCGCCAGGCGCGACGACGGCACGGCGTGCCGCCGCAGCCGCTCGCGTGGTTCCGCAACCTCTCGGCGAGCTTCGGCGATCGCCTGTCGGTGTACGTGGCGCGGAAGGCGCACGATCCGGTGGCAGCGATTCTCACCCTGCGCGCCGGCACGACGCTCGTGTACAAGTACGGCGGGTCGGACGCGCGCCACCACGCGCTCGGTGGCATGCCGCTGCTGTTCTGGACGGCCATCCGGCAGGCGCGCGCCGATGGCGCGGCACGGCTCGACCTCGGTCGTTCCGACCTCGACCAGCCTGGCCTGATTGCCTTCAAGGACCATCTCGGCGCGGAGCAGCGCCGGCTCACGTACCTGCAGTGGCCTGCAGCGGCGACGCGGCGCCAGCCACCCGGCGCGCTCGGCCGCGCGGCGCGGCGGCTCCTGGCGCACCTTCCCGACCCGTTGTTCGACCTCACCGGCCGCCTCGCCTACCGCCATCTGGGCTGA
- a CDS encoding Gfo/Idh/MocA family protein, with protein sequence MGIDGCEVAVVCDRSEKALQRVHRTYPGMRVTTDHAEVLTASDIDAVCIITPVWTHYELARTALENGKHVFVEKPFTSTSQQAEELIELAGKRNLRIMVDHTFLFTGAVRKIRELVDAGAMGQLLYFDSSRINLGLFQHDVSVIWDLAPHDLSIMDHVIREEPQAVVATGGTHFGKHADIAFLTIYYPNNVLAHINVNWMSPVKVRTTLLGGTEKMLVWNDLDVDEKIKVYDKGVTVTSAEGVYDLLVSYRSGDVWSPKVAQVEALTAELSYFVECVTSGETPFNDGVAGLRVVRMLEAADRSLAERGTVIPLG encoded by the coding sequence ATGGGCATCGACGGCTGCGAGGTCGCCGTCGTGTGCGACCGCAGCGAGAAGGCCCTGCAGCGCGTCCACCGCACCTATCCGGGCATGCGGGTCACCACCGATCACGCAGAGGTATTGACCGCGTCCGACATCGACGCCGTGTGCATCATCACGCCGGTCTGGACGCATTACGAGCTCGCCAGGACCGCGCTCGAGAACGGCAAGCACGTCTTCGTGGAGAAGCCGTTCACGTCCACGTCGCAGCAGGCCGAGGAGCTGATCGAGCTGGCCGGGAAGCGAAACCTGCGGATCATGGTGGACCACACCTTCCTCTTCACGGGCGCCGTGAGGAAGATCCGTGAGCTCGTGGACGCCGGGGCGATGGGCCAGTTGCTGTACTTCGACTCGTCGCGCATCAACCTCGGGCTGTTCCAGCACGACGTGAGCGTGATCTGGGACCTGGCGCCGCACGACCTCTCGATCATGGACCACGTGATCCGCGAGGAGCCGCAAGCGGTGGTGGCCACCGGCGGCACGCACTTCGGCAAGCACGCCGACATCGCGTTCCTCACCATCTACTACCCGAACAACGTGCTGGCGCACATCAACGTCAACTGGATGTCGCCGGTGAAGGTGCGCACCACGCTCCTTGGCGGCACCGAGAAGATGCTGGTGTGGAACGACCTCGACGTCGACGAGAAGATCAAGGTCTACGACAAGGGCGTCACGGTGACCAGCGCCGAGGGCGTCTACGACCTGCTGGTGAGCTACCGATCGGGCGACGTGTGGTCGCCGAAGGTGGCGCAGGTGGAGGCGCTCACCGCGGAGCTCTCGTACTTCGTGGAGTGCGTCACGAGCGGCGAGACGCCCTTCAACGACGGCGTGGCTGGCCTGCGCGTGGTGCGCATGCTCGAGGCCGCCGATCGTTCGCTCGCCGAGCGCGGCACGGTGATCCCGCTCGGCTGA
- a CDS encoding acyltransferase yields the protein MDPFLAIAPDVKLGRDVKLSKFINLYGCEIGDETKIGACVEIQKGVVVGKRCKISSHTFICEGVTIEDEVFVGHGVTFTNDVYPRATTAGGALQTEADWTVEPTLVKKGASIGSGATILPRLTIGEGAIVGAGSVVTRDVAPFTIVVGNPAKFVRPVDQ from the coding sequence GTGGATCCGTTCCTGGCCATTGCGCCCGACGTCAAGCTCGGTCGCGACGTCAAGCTCTCGAAGTTCATCAACCTGTACGGCTGCGAGATCGGCGACGAGACCAAGATCGGCGCCTGCGTCGAGATCCAGAAGGGCGTGGTGGTCGGCAAGCGCTGCAAGATCTCCAGCCACACGTTCATCTGCGAAGGCGTGACCATCGAGGACGAGGTCTTCGTGGGCCACGGCGTCACCTTCACCAACGACGTCTACCCGAGGGCGACGACGGCTGGCGGCGCGTTGCAGACAGAGGCCGACTGGACGGTCGAGCCGACGCTCGTGAAGAAGGGCGCATCCATCGGCTCCGGAGCCACCATCCTCCCTCGCCTCACCATTGGCGAAGGCGCCATCGTCGGCGCCGGCAGCGTGGTCACCAGGGACGTCGCCCCATTCACGATCGTCGTCGGCAACCCGGCGAAGTTCGTCCGCCCCGTCGATCAATAG
- a CDS encoding sugar transferase encodes MSATHLKAAGRVERVTSRPGSAGQPDAYILGQAVLRQALVRERKRAERQGLTFAVLVIDRSHLAAGEADWAPIVRAAVAARRNEDAVGWLEDDAVLAVIVPDATRDTTHALGRRLRQHVATSLGEAGDALSTRLYVHGPDSDDFGGHLPSVDLLIEAFIQSHRPEPRDVAKRALDIVGSLALLALFSPVMLLAYLAVKFTSRGPALFRQVRIGRRGEPFEMLKFRSMRTDMSSAIHQEYVTWFITQSGKQERTGTEVFKLTADPRITKVGHWLRKTSLDELPQFINVLRGDMSLVGPRPPLPFEVDKYQPWHRRRVLDAKPGITGLWQVKGRSRTTFDEMVRMDLEYARTRSLWADVKIIAATPLAMVKGAM; translated from the coding sequence GTGAGCGCAACACATCTCAAGGCCGCCGGCCGCGTGGAGAGGGTCACCTCGCGCCCAGGATCTGCCGGGCAGCCCGACGCGTACATCCTCGGCCAGGCGGTGCTGCGGCAGGCGCTCGTCAGGGAGCGCAAGCGCGCCGAACGTCAGGGCCTGACGTTCGCCGTCCTCGTGATCGACAGATCCCACCTGGCTGCCGGCGAGGCCGACTGGGCACCCATCGTCCGCGCCGCCGTCGCGGCCCGTCGCAACGAGGACGCCGTCGGCTGGCTCGAAGACGACGCCGTGCTGGCCGTGATCGTGCCCGACGCGACCCGCGACACCACGCATGCCCTCGGCCGCCGCCTTCGGCAGCACGTCGCCACCAGCCTCGGCGAGGCCGGCGACGCGCTGTCCACGCGCCTCTACGTGCATGGTCCTGACAGCGACGACTTCGGCGGTCACCTGCCGTCGGTGGACCTGCTCATCGAGGCCTTCATCCAGTCGCATCGCCCGGAGCCGCGCGATGTCGCCAAGCGCGCCCTCGACATCGTCGGCAGCCTGGCTCTGCTCGCGTTGTTCTCGCCGGTCATGCTCCTGGCATACCTCGCGGTGAAGTTCACCTCGCGCGGTCCGGCCCTGTTCCGGCAGGTCCGCATCGGCCGTCGCGGCGAGCCCTTCGAGATGCTCAAGTTCCGGAGCATGCGCACCGACATGAGCAGCGCGATCCACCAGGAGTACGTCACCTGGTTCATCACACAGAGCGGCAAGCAGGAGCGCACCGGCACCGAGGTGTTCAAGCTCACCGCCGACCCGCGCATCACGAAGGTGGGCCACTGGCTGCGCAAGACCAGCCTCGACGAGTTGCCGCAGTTCATCAACGTGCTGCGCGGTGACATGTCGCTGGTCGGGCCGCGCCCGCCGCTGCCCTTCGAGGTGGACAAGTACCAGCCCTGGCATCGTCGCCGCGTGCTCGACGCCAAGCCCGGCATCACCGGCCTGTGGCAGGTGAAGGGCCGCAGCCGCACCACCTTCGACGAGATGGTGCGCATGGACCTGGAGTACGCACGGACGCGCTCGCTCTGGGCCGACGTGAAGATCATCGCGGCCACGCCGCTCGCGATGGTCAAGGGGGCGATGTAG